The Myxococcota bacterium genome has a segment encoding these proteins:
- the lspA gene encoding signal peptidase II: MSDASTPAPAGAAPAALVAPKWKVFLAAFAVVLAADQATKQAVIERFAYGERLRLVDGLLDLTHVRNPGGAFSFLAQLPPDLEWVRPLFFVGMAGLAIALLLGFFARLPAEARFSALALGSVLGGALGNLLDRLRHGEVVDFIDVHLTADYTWPTFNVADSAIVVGVVLLLLETFLEGRARGDEGASDAVD; this comes from the coding sequence CGCCCTCGTGGCCCCGAAGTGGAAGGTCTTCCTCGCGGCCTTCGCCGTCGTGCTCGCCGCGGACCAGGCGACCAAGCAGGCCGTGATCGAGCGCTTCGCCTACGGCGAGCGGCTGCGCCTGGTCGACGGCCTCCTCGACCTCACGCACGTCCGCAACCCGGGCGGCGCGTTCAGCTTCCTCGCCCAGCTCCCGCCCGACCTCGAATGGGTGCGCCCGCTCTTCTTCGTCGGGATGGCGGGCCTCGCGATCGCGCTGCTGCTCGGCTTCTTCGCGCGGCTGCCCGCCGAGGCGCGCTTCTCGGCGCTCGCGCTCGGCAGCGTCCTCGGCGGCGCCCTCGGCAACCTGCTCGATCGGCTCCGCCACGGAGAGGTCGTCGACTTCATCGACGTGCACCTGACGGCCGACTACACGTGGCCGACGTTCAACGTCGCCGACTCCGCGATCGTCGTGGGCGTCGTGCTGTTGCTGCTCGAGACGTTCCTCGAGGGCCGCGCGCGCGGCGACGAGGGCGCGAGCGACGCGGTCGACTAA